A genomic window from Solanum stenotomum isolate F172 chromosome 10, ASM1918654v1, whole genome shotgun sequence includes:
- the LOC125842473 gene encoding glycolate oxidase 1-like produces the protein MSHKMESVTNVMEYEILAKERLPKMIYDYYASGAEDQWTLQENRNAFSRILFRPRILVDVSNIDTTTSVLGFKISMPIMVAPTAMQKMAHPEGEYATARATSAAGTIMTLSSWGTSSVEEVASTGPGIRFFQLYMYKDRNVVMQLVKRAERAGFKAIALTVDTPRLGRREADIKNRFVLPPNLSLKNFEGLDLGKIDKTDDSGLASYVAGQVDRSLSWKDVKWLQTITHLPILLKGVLTTEDARLAVESGAAGIIVSNHGARQLDYAPATVMALEEVVKAVQGRLPVFLDGGIRRGTDVFKALALGASGVFIGRPVVFSLAVDGEAGVRKVLQMLHDEFELTMALSGCRSIKEISRSHITTPWDPPRVTPRL, from the exons ATGTCCCATAAAATGGAGAGCGTTACCAATGTCATGGAGTATGAGATCCTAGCAAAGGAGAGGCTACCCAAAAtgatttatgattattatgCCTCTGGTGCAGAGGACCAGTGGACACTCCAAGAGAATCGAAATGCTTTTTCTAGGATTTT GTTTAGGCCCCGTATTCTTGTAGATGTTAGCAACATTGATACAACCACAAGTGTCTTGGGATTTAAGATTTCAATGCCCATCATGGTTGCACCGACTGCAATGCAGAAAATGGCTCATCCCGAAG GAGAATATGCAACAGCGCGAGCAACATCAGCTGCTGGTACCATCATG ACATTATCCTCATGGGGTACTTCCAGTGTAGAAGAGGTTGCTTCAACAGGACCAGGCATTCGCTTTTTCCAGCTCTAT ATGTATAAAGACAGGAATGTTGTTATGCAACTTGTGAAAAGAGCGGAAAGGGCTGGTTTTAAGGCAATTGCCCTTACTGTGGATACGCCTAGACTTGGCCGTAGGGAAGCTGATATAAAGAACAG GTTTGTTTTGCCACCTAACCTATCACTGAAGAACTTTGAAGGACTGGATCTTGGAAAGATAGATAAG ACTGATGACTCTGGACTTGCTTCTTATGTTGCCGGGCAAGTTGACCGGTCTCTTAGCTGGAAG GATGTGAAATGGCTTCAGACAATAACACACTTGCCAATCTTACTGAAGGGTGTATTAACTACAGAAGATg CAAGGCTAGCTGTAGAATCTGGAGCAGCTGGAATTATTGTGTCTAACCATGGGGCTCGACAACTTGATTATGCTCCTGCTACAGTTATGGCCTTGGAAGAG GTCGTCAAAGCAGTTCAAGGAAGACTTCCTGTGTTCCTTGACGGTGGAATTCGCCGTGGGACAGATGTCTTTAAAGCACTAGCTCTGGGAGCATCTGGTGTATTT ATTGGAAGACCAGTTGTGTTTTCATTGGCTGTCGATGGGGAGGCAGGCGTTAGGAAAGTACTTCAGATGCTCCATGATGAGTTTGAACTGACAATGGCCTTAAGTGGTTGTCGCTCAATCAAGGAAATTAGTCGTAGCCATATCACAACTCCTTGGGATCCCCCTCGCGTCACACCCCGGTTATAA